The following coding sequences lie in one Vallitalea longa genomic window:
- a CDS encoding M50 family metallopeptidase, which produces MIDFLIYGLVIYSFNSFVVLFHELGHAIFALLFTKEKVTISIGKDSRKKITINIKRLTIHFTVFTFWHGYVIFGQIEGKSKKILTYLGGVLNNILLIIIGTIILKFVNLEPVIILIRCLIYASLWSLIVCMIPFKCRYYYPKEFNSDMKNIIYIIKE; this is translated from the coding sequence ATGATTGATTTCTTAATTTATGGATTGGTTATTTATTCCTTCAATTCTTTTGTGGTTTTATTCCACGAATTAGGTCATGCCATCTTTGCATTGTTATTTACTAAAGAAAAGGTAACTATATCAATAGGAAAGGATAGCAGGAAAAAAATTACAATAAATATAAAAAGGTTAACAATACACTTTACGGTATTTACATTTTGGCATGGGTATGTTATCTTTGGACAAATTGAAGGAAAAAGTAAAAAGATATTAACTTATTTAGGAGGAGTACTAAATAATATATTATTAATTATAATAGGTACTATTATATTAAAATTTGTTAATCTAGAACCAGTTATAATTTTAATCAGATGTTTAATATATGCATCTTTGTGGAGTTTAATAGTATGTATGATTCCTTTTAAATGTAGATATTATTATCCTAAAGAATTTAATAGTGATATGAAAAATATTATTTATATAATAAAAGAATAG
- a CDS encoding 3'-5' exoribonuclease YhaM family protein, with the protein MRYIVDLKEGEQVQEHYLCINKQVLKTRAGKTYYSLKLQDKTGVVDAKIWDLNDGINDFNEHEYIKIDALVITFQNSIQLNIRRLRKSSEGEYDPKEYIPVSNRDINEMYNELLTFVEDIDNKYLSTLVKKFFVEDREFIKTFKDHTAAKTMHHSYLGGLLEHTLCVLNMCKFFADNYKVINKDILYTSALFHDIGKIKELSKFPIIEYTDPGQLLGHIMISTEWVSDRIKEIPGFPEDLAYMVKHCILAHHGELEYGSPKKPQTIEALALHFADNCDAKLRTFSDLIETSDVEDNWLGWQRIFDSNVRRTRY; encoded by the coding sequence ATGCGTTACATAGTAGACTTGAAAGAAGGAGAACAGGTACAAGAACATTACCTTTGCATTAACAAGCAAGTTTTAAAGACTAGAGCAGGTAAAACCTATTATTCATTAAAATTGCAAGATAAAACAGGTGTTGTAGATGCGAAGATATGGGACCTCAATGATGGTATTAATGATTTTAATGAACATGAATATATTAAAATCGATGCGTTAGTTATTACATTCCAGAATTCAATACAGCTTAACATAAGAAGGTTAAGAAAAAGTAGTGAAGGGGAATATGACCCGAAAGAGTATATTCCAGTGTCTAATAGAGATATTAATGAAATGTATAATGAATTGCTTACATTTGTTGAGGATATAGATAACAAGTATTTAAGTACATTAGTTAAGAAGTTCTTTGTTGAAGATAGAGAATTCATTAAAACATTTAAAGATCACACAGCTGCAAAAACAATGCATCATAGTTATCTTGGTGGTTTATTAGAGCATACGCTCTGTGTTCTCAATATGTGTAAATTCTTTGCTGATAACTATAAAGTGATTAATAAGGATATATTATATACTTCTGCATTGTTCCACGATATAGGAAAAATAAAAGAACTATCAAAATTCCCTATTATCGAATATACTGACCCTGGTCAATTATTAGGTCATATAATGATATCTACTGAGTGGGTTTCTGATAGAATCAAAGAAATTCCAGGTTTCCCAGAGGATCTAGCTTACATGGTGAAACATTGTATCTTAGCTCACCATGGAGAATTGGAGTATGGTTCACCTAAGAAACCACAAACAATAGAAGCACTTGCTCTACATTTTGCAGATAACTGCGATGCAAAATTAAGAACATTTTCTGACCTCATAGAAACAAGTGATGTGGAAGATAATTGGTTAGGATGGCAGAGAATATTCGATTCAAATGTTAGAAGGACCAGATACTAA
- the rlmD gene encoding 23S rRNA (uracil(1939)-C(5))-methyltransferase RlmD, with protein MKTKIKDLPVVKNEFYEMMIDDLGNNGEGIGKIDGYTLFVDGALPQEKVKIKVIKVKKNFGFGKLIEIIEPSEYRVEPVCAIAKRCGGCQLQHLSYEGQLKYKQKKVQDVIGRIGGITDLKVNEVIGMEKPYFYRNKVQFPVGSSLDEHINIGFYAMRSHDIVTTDKCYIQQPVNKDIIDVVRDYMIHNHIKPYNEINHKGIIRHVVTRISHHSKEIMIGIVINSSKLPNGEELIKRLSEIDNVTGIFININKEKTNVIMGKKIKMLWGKPYITDYIGNVSYNISPLSFYQVNPVQTEKLYNTVLKYAELTGNEIVWDAYCGIGTISLFLASHCKKVMGVEIVPEAIEDARENAKINDIGNVEFFTGKAEEVIAEKYNEGIVADIIVIDPPRKGCDRELLDTIIKMQPKKVIYVSCDPATMARDVKILGEEGYEVEKIQPLDLFPQTVHVETVVGIQKIESKK; from the coding sequence ATGAAGACTAAAATTAAAGATCTACCTGTAGTTAAAAATGAATTTTATGAAATGATGATAGACGATTTAGGTAACAATGGAGAAGGTATAGGAAAGATAGATGGATATACTCTTTTTGTGGATGGAGCTCTGCCTCAGGAAAAAGTAAAAATAAAAGTCATCAAGGTTAAGAAGAATTTTGGATTCGGTAAATTAATTGAGATAATTGAACCATCTGAGTATAGAGTTGAACCAGTGTGTGCTATAGCAAAAAGATGTGGCGGATGTCAGTTACAACATCTATCGTATGAAGGGCAGTTAAAATATAAACAGAAAAAAGTACAGGATGTTATTGGAAGAATAGGTGGTATAACCGATCTAAAAGTGAACGAAGTCATAGGTATGGAAAAACCATATTTCTATAGGAATAAAGTGCAATTTCCAGTAGGAAGTTCACTAGATGAACACATTAATATCGGTTTTTATGCTATGAGAAGTCATGACATCGTAACTACGGATAAATGTTATATTCAACAGCCTGTGAATAAAGATATCATTGATGTTGTTAGAGATTATATGATACACAATCATATAAAACCTTACAATGAGATAAATCATAAAGGTATTATAAGACATGTCGTAACAAGAATAAGTCATCATAGTAAAGAGATAATGATAGGGATTGTGATTAATTCTAGTAAATTACCTAACGGTGAGGAACTTATCAAAAGGCTTAGTGAAATAGATAATGTTACAGGAATATTTATTAATATCAATAAGGAAAAGACCAATGTGATAATGGGTAAGAAGATAAAAATGCTATGGGGTAAGCCATATATAACTGATTATATCGGTAACGTATCGTATAATATTTCACCACTTTCATTCTATCAAGTCAATCCTGTTCAGACTGAGAAACTATATAATACAGTATTAAAATATGCAGAACTTACAGGGAATGAAATTGTATGGGATGCTTATTGTGGTATTGGAACCATATCATTGTTTCTAGCTTCCCATTGTAAGAAAGTCATGGGTGTCGAGATTGTTCCTGAAGCCATAGAAGATGCTAGGGAAAATGCTAAAATTAACGATATAGGAAATGTGGAATTTTTTACTGGTAAGGCAGAAGAAGTAATAGCAGAAAAATACAATGAAGGTATTGTAGCGGATATTATTGTAATTGATCCACCAAGAAAAGGGTGCGATAGGGAACTGCTTGATACTATTATCAAAATGCAACCCAAAAAAGTTATCTATGTTTCTTGTGATCCTGCAACTATGGCTAGGGATGTTAAGATTCTTGGAGAAGAGGGATATGAGGTAGAGAAGATTCAGCCTTTGGATTTGTTTCCTCAGACCGTGCATGTTGAGACAGTTGTAGGAATACAGAAAATAGAATCTAAAAAATAG
- a CDS encoding ATP-binding cassette domain-containing protein — MITTKKFLIKLYHNIFFIIKNTKTLFAISLLFYVLSGFIPYIHVTALSTIIREGDKIVGNNADVMDTRILYGIIMLAIAILVDRLLLLGQMPLASVLSYQIKTKIECLIVEKTSKLSYEYVESSTFQTKIQAVYKFANQLPNLYKTTLQILKSVIIMVSLMIGFQGCFYLAFIIMVGCLPKFLLSYRIRKKQHELDLHVTSDQRLQEYYKELLTKSQNVKEKQLFGLKGLFTTRWENISYYIHKKYTLFRYKSLRLNFFGDIGDITGYMIALVLLLLSPSIDGAGFLSLSVALMAIQNGINAFIGDCIAIRGQVLDDDVVYDFLKEQEDIQPSCDLKEPITKFTFDHVNFTYKGSSVRALDDVNVTLNSGETVVIVGENGAGKTTFIKMLLGLYPCQGGKVLCNNQPVNTLNRDSYFRRISTIFQHYNKYPFTIAQNIEMTLEEEAKPTEDMILCAKETGIHDWVCSLPNGYNTLLTHLRTEGIEVSGGEWQKIAIARGQMKPADVFIMDEPTASLDPLMEAEIMNKFMNMDSRSMKIIVSHRVGIATKADKILVFKKGKLVEVGCHKELIQNKGVYAQLYEAQAKWYTSSKEGESS; from the coding sequence ATGATTACTACTAAAAAATTTCTAATCAAATTGTATCACAATATTTTCTTCATCATCAAAAACACCAAAACTCTATTTGCGATATCTTTATTGTTTTATGTACTTTCAGGGTTCATACCATATATACATGTAACAGCTCTGTCTACTATCATTAGAGAAGGTGATAAAATTGTTGGTAATAACGCTGATGTTATGGATACTCGTATTTTATATGGAATTATAATGTTAGCTATAGCTATTTTAGTGGATAGGCTTTTATTATTAGGACAGATGCCTTTGGCATCAGTATTATCTTATCAAATAAAAACAAAGATAGAGTGTCTTATTGTGGAAAAAACCAGTAAACTTTCCTATGAGTACGTAGAAAGTTCTACCTTTCAGACTAAGATACAAGCTGTCTATAAATTTGCTAATCAATTGCCCAATCTCTATAAAACCACTTTGCAGATATTGAAATCTGTGATTATAATGGTATCTCTGATGATAGGATTTCAAGGGTGTTTTTATCTAGCTTTTATAATAATGGTAGGATGTTTACCTAAATTCCTATTATCTTATAGAATACGTAAGAAACAGCATGAACTTGACCTTCATGTCACTTCAGATCAACGATTACAAGAATATTATAAAGAACTGCTAACCAAATCTCAGAATGTAAAAGAAAAGCAATTATTTGGGTTGAAAGGGTTATTTACTACCAGATGGGAAAACATATCTTATTATATACATAAAAAGTATACTCTCTTTCGTTACAAAAGCCTTAGACTCAATTTTTTTGGAGATATAGGAGATATAACAGGTTATATGATAGCACTCGTTCTTCTGCTGTTATCTCCTTCTATAGATGGTGCTGGTTTCTTAAGTTTATCAGTGGCTTTAATGGCTATTCAGAATGGTATAAATGCTTTTATTGGAGACTGTATAGCTATTAGAGGACAGGTGTTAGATGATGATGTAGTGTATGATTTCTTGAAAGAACAGGAAGATATACAACCTTCTTGTGATTTAAAAGAACCTATTACAAAATTTACATTTGATCATGTTAACTTTACCTATAAAGGAAGCTCTGTTAGGGCTTTAGATGATGTTAATGTAACGTTGAACTCAGGTGAGACTGTTGTTATTGTAGGAGAAAATGGAGCTGGAAAAACAACTTTCATAAAGATGTTATTGGGGCTGTATCCTTGTCAAGGAGGAAAAGTATTATGTAATAATCAGCCAGTTAACACTCTGAATCGTGATTCTTATTTTAGACGTATATCAACTATTTTTCAACACTATAATAAATATCCTTTTACAATTGCTCAAAATATTGAAATGACTTTAGAAGAAGAAGCTAAGCCTACAGAAGATATGATTCTTTGTGCTAAGGAAACAGGTATACATGACTGGGTGTGTTCCTTACCTAACGGGTATAATACTTTGCTAACTCATTTACGTACGGAAGGTATTGAAGTATCAGGAGGAGAATGGCAAAAAATAGCTATAGCTCGTGGACAAATGAAACCAGCAGATGTATTTATTATGGATGAACCTACTGCATCGTTGGATCCTTTAATGGAAGCGGAAATTATGAATAAATTTATGAACATGGATTCCAGAAGTATGAAGATTATAGTATCCCATCGTGTAGGCATAGCTACTAAGGCTGATAAAATCCTAGTTTTTAAAAAAGGTAAACTTGTTGAAGTTGGATGCCATAAGGAACTAATACAGAACAAAGGCGTATATGCTCAATTATATGAAGCACAAGCGAAATGGTATACAAGTAGTAAGGAAGGTGAAAGTTCATGA
- a CDS encoding ATP-binding cassette domain-containing protein: protein MKKRWILGRLLKYCFHNNGLAMGSMILASILLGLLSVLQIWIVGQIVNELGFLSDSRKELILYMIMLLVCLLLWKICFLLIPYVRNNLVSKMKIPMQKDLIESVNKIPVIQQELNETQVKIGRAFDFINNHFETSLISIQVYISSIISVLSISILLACYSWVFPVIAALTAIPIIFIRLKQDKTMHEMYKKQYPNNQLADYYLGALTKKDSLLELMVFQLRSLFLNRYLKLTKDNVQERTQYFIKHACGGGLLEALWLTTGNVLSIGWAIFLLSQTSKFSLGILAIVIRGIATAQDDIIGFAFNSKNIYQATFYGEDFWAMIYKRESEIPQYKYCKVKSIELRHVGFRYPYQQENSLSDINLILHTDETMGIVGENGSGKSTISKILLGIYQPTEGEILVNGHKIEDLSLLYQDVGAVFQDYVNYQLTPRENIRFGSLKEKERKKAIIAAAKKSGAHTFVKDLKKQYDTPIGTLLDNAIHLSGGQWQRLAVARGFYSNGSIMVLDEPNSNLDPKMEAALYEEYKDIMNEKNRIGVLVSHRLGSTRACDRIIVMSQGRIVEEGSFEQLINAHGKYSYMYQTQAKWYAEGY from the coding sequence ATGAAAAAAAGATGGATTCTAGGTCGTTTGCTAAAGTATTGTTTCCATAATAATGGTTTAGCTATGGGGAGTATGATTCTAGCTAGTATCCTTCTTGGGCTTCTTTCTGTATTGCAGATATGGATTGTAGGACAAATAGTTAATGAGTTAGGTTTTTTATCTGATTCAAGAAAAGAATTGATACTCTACATGATTATGTTGTTAGTGTGTTTACTACTATGGAAAATATGTTTCCTGCTAATACCTTACGTACGTAATAACCTTGTTTCCAAGATGAAGATACCTATGCAAAAAGACTTAATTGAATCTGTTAATAAAATACCGGTCATTCAACAAGAACTCAATGAAACTCAGGTAAAAATAGGTCGAGCATTTGATTTTATCAACAATCATTTTGAGACAAGTCTCATATCCATTCAAGTGTACATATCCAGTATTATTAGTGTTTTGTCCATATCAATACTGTTAGCCTGTTACAGTTGGGTTTTTCCTGTTATTGCTGCTTTGACAGCTATACCTATCATATTTATTAGATTGAAACAAGATAAGACGATGCATGAGATGTATAAAAAGCAATATCCTAATAATCAGTTGGCGGATTATTATTTAGGAGCATTAACAAAGAAAGATAGTTTGTTGGAATTAATGGTATTCCAACTTCGTTCTCTTTTCTTGAACCGTTATTTAAAATTAACTAAAGATAATGTACAAGAGAGAACACAATATTTTATAAAACATGCATGTGGAGGGGGATTGTTAGAGGCTCTATGGTTAACCACAGGTAATGTTTTGTCTATAGGATGGGCTATTTTCCTTTTATCTCAAACAAGCAAATTTTCTCTGGGTATATTAGCGATTGTAATTAGAGGTATTGCAACAGCACAAGATGATATAATAGGTTTTGCATTTAATAGTAAAAATATCTATCAAGCTACCTTTTATGGTGAAGATTTTTGGGCTATGATTTATAAAAGAGAATCAGAAATACCACAGTATAAATATTGCAAAGTAAAGAGTATTGAACTTAGGCATGTAGGATTTCGTTATCCCTATCAACAAGAAAATAGTCTAAGTGATATTAATTTGATTTTACATACCGATGAAACAATGGGGATTGTAGGAGAAAATGGAAGTGGTAAATCTACTATAAGTAAAATTTTACTAGGGATTTATCAGCCAACAGAAGGAGAGATTTTAGTTAATGGACACAAAATAGAGGACTTGAGTCTTTTATATCAAGATGTAGGGGCTGTTTTTCAAGATTATGTTAACTATCAACTAACACCTAGAGAAAATATAAGATTCGGTTCTCTGAAAGAGAAAGAAAGAAAAAAGGCTATCATAGCAGCTGCAAAAAAATCAGGTGCTCATACTTTTGTTAAAGACTTGAAAAAACAGTATGATACACCAATAGGTACACTACTGGATAATGCTATCCACTTGTCAGGAGGACAGTGGCAACGGTTAGCTGTAGCGAGAGGATTCTATAGTAATGGTAGTATAATGGTGTTAGATGAACCCAATTCCAATCTGGATCCCAAGATGGAAGCAGCTCTCTATGAAGAATACAAAGATATTATGAATGAGAAAAATCGTATTGGTGTTTTAGTTAGTCATAGATTAGGTTCTACAAGAGCTTGTGACCGTATTATTGTTATGAGTCAAGGACGTATCGTAGAAGAAGGCTCTTTTGAACAGCTTATTAATGCCCATGGAAAGTATAGTTATATGTATCAGACCCAAGCTAAGTGGTACGCTGAAGGGTACTAA
- a CDS encoding PadR family transcriptional regulator — translation MATIDLIVLGMLKKESLSAYDIQKLVEYRNISRWVKISTPSIYKKVIQLEEKGYIESNIIKNGRMPEKTIYSLTDAGKKEFETLMFEISSKPVHLFLDFNAVIVNLTNLTPDNQKKCLTDIEENVKILKTYLEENIITKENKSDIPVTGMAVLQQQLILTQTIETWIASLKEHLTTYSKETIID, via the coding sequence ATGGCTACAATAGATTTGATTGTATTGGGAATGTTAAAAAAAGAATCATTAAGCGCTTACGACATCCAAAAGTTAGTAGAGTATCGGAACATATCCCGATGGGTAAAAATAAGTACACCATCTATATATAAAAAAGTAATCCAATTAGAAGAAAAAGGCTATATTGAAAGTAATATCATAAAAAATGGGAGAATGCCAGAAAAGACAATATACTCCTTGACTGATGCTGGTAAAAAAGAATTTGAAACTCTTATGTTTGAAATTTCTAGTAAGCCAGTCCATCTTTTTTTAGACTTTAATGCAGTAATTGTAAATCTAACCAATCTAACACCTGATAACCAAAAAAAATGTTTGACAGATATTGAGGAAAACGTAAAAATTCTAAAAACGTATCTTGAAGAAAATATTATTACAAAAGAAAATAAATCTGATATCCCTGTAACGGGTATGGCAGTTTTACAACAGCAGTTGATATTGACACAAACCATTGAAACATGGATTGCTTCACTAAAAGAACATCTTACAACTTATAGTAAGGAGACAATCATTGACTAA